A genome region from Crossiella equi includes the following:
- a CDS encoding SDR family NAD(P)-dependent oxidoreductase: MWDVHRLPRAEDKTILVTGANAGIGYFVAEQLAGSGAEVVLGSRNPAKAEAALTALRERVPGARVRFLRLDLADLGSLPAAAAGLDRLDVLVCNAGVFPEGADRHETAAGHELAFGTNHLGHFALIHHLLPLLAAAPQGRVVTTGSFTARSARLDPEDWQTTRDYQPMRAYARSKLAQMVCAFELDRRLRAEGSTTLSLVNHPGGALDPLTPSRPPVHQRTTGRTLLAQPARVLVQGKDAGAWPAVRAALDPAAEGGQLWGPRAFGLSGQPRLERVREHWSDPGVAARLWAASAKLAGVS, encoded by the coding sequence ATGTGGGACGTGCACCGGCTGCCGCGCGCCGAGGACAAGACCATCCTGGTGACCGGCGCGAACGCCGGCATCGGCTACTTCGTGGCCGAGCAGCTGGCGGGCTCGGGCGCCGAGGTGGTGCTGGGCAGCCGCAACCCGGCCAAGGCCGAGGCCGCCCTGACCGCGCTGCGCGAGCGCGTCCCGGGCGCCCGGGTGCGCTTCCTGCGCCTGGACCTGGCCGACCTGGGCTCGCTGCCCGCCGCCGCGGCCGGGCTGGACCGTCTGGACGTGCTGGTCTGCAACGCCGGGGTCTTCCCCGAGGGCGCGGACCGGCACGAGACCGCGGCCGGGCACGAGCTGGCCTTCGGCACCAACCACCTCGGCCACTTCGCTCTCATCCACCACCTGCTGCCCCTGCTCGCGGCCGCGCCGCAGGGCCGCGTGGTCACCACCGGCAGCTTCACCGCCCGCTCGGCCCGCCTGGACCCCGAGGACTGGCAGACCACCCGCGACTACCAGCCCATGCGCGCCTACGCCCGGTCCAAGCTGGCGCAGATGGTGTGCGCCTTCGAGCTGGACCGCCGCCTGCGCGCCGAGGGCTCGACCACGCTGAGCCTGGTCAACCACCCGGGCGGGGCCCTGGACCCGCTCACCCCGTCCCGGCCCCCGGTGCACCAGCGCACCACCGGCCGGACCCTGCTCGCCCAGCCCGCCCGGGTGCTCGTGCAGGGCAAGGACGCCGGGGCCTGGCCCGCCGTGCGCGCCGCTCTCGACCCGGCCGCCGAGGGCGGCCAGCTGTGGGGTCCCCGGGCCTTCGGTCTGAGCGGACAACCGCGGCTGGAACGCGTGCGCGAGCACTGGTCCGACCCCGGGGTGGCCGCCCGGCTGTGGGCGGCCAGCGCCAAGCTGGCCGGGGTCAGCTGA